In Liquorilactobacillus nagelii DSM 13675, the following proteins share a genomic window:
- a CDS encoding EamA family transporter yields MESYQKKGLFYAISSGILWGASGTVAQFLFSATEITPVWLTGIRLLFSGGLLLLFLKLFRRQKVSHVWQSKTNRQQLFYFAFFGVVPSQLAYFEAIHYGNAATATVIQFIGPLLIVIYLAISQLTWPRRSDLFCIMVAFAGVFLLVTRGSLTSLTLSPAGIFWGFGAAAGQAAYTLLPRKLLQRNDTGLIVGWAMLLGSLPFIPLLLRTKIKLSITAYPAIAYVIVGGTLLAYLFYLHSLKYLQPAITGMLSSFEPLTATILAVAFLGVTLNAAEIAGIMLVLAPAFFQALDRTKKFHS; encoded by the coding sequence ATGGAAAGTTATCAGAAAAAAGGTCTGTTTTATGCAATTAGTAGTGGAATTTTGTGGGGAGCATCGGGAACGGTGGCACAATTTTTGTTTAGTGCAACCGAAATTACACCGGTTTGGCTAACCGGTATACGACTCTTATTTTCTGGAGGATTATTATTGCTTTTTCTGAAACTTTTTCGGCGGCAAAAAGTTAGTCATGTTTGGCAAAGTAAAACAAATCGCCAACAGCTATTTTACTTTGCCTTTTTTGGAGTAGTTCCGTCACAGCTCGCCTATTTTGAAGCGATTCATTATGGCAACGCTGCTACGGCAACCGTGATTCAATTTATTGGTCCATTGCTGATTGTTATTTATTTGGCAATTAGTCAACTGACTTGGCCGCGACGTAGTGATTTGTTTTGTATCATGGTAGCTTTTGCTGGAGTTTTCTTATTAGTTACTCGTGGAAGTTTAACTAGCTTAACGTTAAGTCCGGCCGGAATTTTTTGGGGATTTGGAGCTGCCGCTGGTCAAGCAGCTTATACTTTGTTGCCACGAAAATTACTACAAAGAAATGATACTGGTTTGATTGTTGGGTGGGCAATGTTGTTAGGAAGTTTGCCTTTTATACCATTGTTGTTGCGGACAAAAATTAAGTTAAGTATAACTGCTTATCCGGCAATTGCCTATGTTATAGTTGGAGGAACCTTATTAGCTTATCTGTTTTATTTACATAGCCTGAAATATCTTCAACCAGCTATTACAGGGATGCTAAGTTCATTTGAACCACTGACTGCGACGATTTTGGCGGTTGCTTTTTTAGGAGTTACGTTAAATGCAGCTGAAATTGCGGGGATTATGCTAGTTTTGGCACCTGCTTTTTTTCAAGCACTTGATCGAACAAAGAAGTTTCATTCCTAA
- a CDS encoding metal ABC transporter solute-binding protein, whose protein sequence is MFRKKWILLLSMLSLLFVAGGLAGCSNSSQKSSSSKKIKVVASVDFYGEAAKAVLGNKGTVTSVINEPSIDPHEYQPTNKVAKDVSAANVILYNGIGYDSWMTKLAKNNSSATVIRVGEDVLHKKTGDNPHLWYRTQTMPAVANYLAAKFSKLQPKNSAYFKKNAEKFNKTLAPLSAKVKQLSKNSDNKLVDVSEPVFDYSLQELGYKENNTGFAKSVEDGTDPAPKDVKNMQNDIKQHKIAFFVQNTQATDKTVGNLVKLAKQNNVPVLQVTETMPKGKNYKQWMMSQYQQLEKIQQQETTKK, encoded by the coding sequence ATGTTTAGGAAAAAGTGGATTTTATTGTTGTCAATGTTATCATTGCTATTTGTTGCTGGGGGGTTAGCCGGTTGTTCCAATAGCAGTCAAAAGAGCAGCAGCAGTAAAAAAATTAAAGTTGTGGCTTCGGTTGATTTTTATGGTGAAGCTGCAAAAGCAGTCTTGGGTAACAAAGGAACTGTAACTTCGGTAATTAATGAACCAAGTATCGATCCACATGAATATCAGCCAACTAATAAAGTAGCCAAGGATGTTAGTGCAGCAAATGTCATTTTGTATAATGGAATTGGTTATGATAGTTGGATGACAAAATTAGCTAAAAACAATAGTTCAGCTACGGTTATCAGAGTTGGTGAAGATGTGTTACATAAAAAGACTGGTGACAATCCGCATTTGTGGTATCGAACACAGACAATGCCAGCTGTAGCTAATTATCTTGCTGCCAAATTTAGCAAATTACAGCCAAAAAACAGTGCTTATTTTAAAAAGAATGCCGAAAAATTCAATAAAACTTTAGCACCACTTTCAGCTAAAGTTAAACAGTTGAGTAAGAATAGTGATAATAAACTAGTTGATGTCAGCGAACCGGTTTTTGATTACTCTTTACAAGAATTAGGTTATAAAGAAAATAATACTGGCTTTGCAAAATCAGTTGAAGATGGTACTGATCCAGCTCCAAAAGATGTCAAAAATATGCAAAATGATATTAAACAGCATAAAATCGCCTTCTTTGTGCAAAATACCCAAGCAACTGACAAGACGGTTGGTAATTTAGTGAAATTAGCGAAGCAAAATAATGTTCCGGTTTTGCAAGTAACAGAAACTATGCCAAAAGGTAAAAATTACAAGCAATGGATGATGAGTCAATATCAGCAGCTTGAAAAAATTCAACAGCAAGAAACTACAAAAAAATAA
- a CDS encoding carbohydrate ABC transporter permease: MNARDRFHAIWFLGPSLLVLAIFVFYPMLRTLYLSLFLTNNLGKPTVFVGLQNYLSLLTSSSYLASLQATFIYVIAVSVLTLILGLLLAQAASFKVKGSSFFRTVFSGTMGVSVSVAAIFWLFMFNPSIGLLDQIASALNLPVINWLTQPGWAMTAIVISTVWMNLGFTFLILFGALQTVPVNLYEAAQIEGVSKTYQFFHITLPMISPTVFFVSIITLIESFKSFGLIDLMTAGGPNNATNLLVYRIYQDAFLNGNYGLASTESVILAIIIALFTFLQFKILEKRVTYQ, translated from the coding sequence ATTAATGCCCGTGATAGATTTCATGCAATTTGGTTTTTAGGACCTTCATTACTTGTCCTCGCAATTTTTGTTTTTTATCCAATGTTGCGGACATTATACTTAAGTTTGTTTTTAACAAATAATTTAGGCAAGCCAACCGTTTTCGTTGGCTTACAAAACTACTTGAGTCTCTTAACGTCAAGTTCATATCTAGCTAGCTTACAAGCAACCTTTATTTATGTGATTGCTGTTTCAGTTTTAACCTTAATTTTGGGGTTGCTGCTAGCACAGGCAGCTTCTTTTAAAGTTAAAGGCAGCAGTTTTTTTCGCACCGTTTTTTCTGGAACCATGGGAGTTTCGGTTTCGGTTGCCGCAATTTTTTGGTTGTTCATGTTTAACCCATCAATTGGTCTGTTGGATCAGATTGCCAGTGCACTTAACTTACCAGTTATTAATTGGTTGACTCAACCAGGCTGGGCAATGACCGCAATTGTTATTAGTACTGTTTGGATGAACCTAGGCTTTACTTTTTTAATTCTTTTTGGTGCTTTACAAACAGTCCCAGTTAATTTGTATGAAGCTGCTCAAATTGAGGGAGTCAGCAAAACCTATCAATTTTTCCATATTACCTTACCAATGATTTCACCAACTGTCTTCTTCGTATCAATTATTACGTTGATTGAGTCGTTTAAAAGCTTTGGCTTGATTGATTTGATGACTGCTGGAGGACCAAACAATGCAACTAATTTATTGGTTTATCGCATTTATCAGGACGCATTTTTAAATGGAAATTATGGCTTAGCTAGCACTGAATCGGTCATTCTCGCAATTATTATTGCTCTGTTTACCTTTTTGCAGTTCAAAATTTTAGAAAAGCGGGTGACTTATCAATGA
- a CDS encoding MFS transporter, with protein MKTLRFQSFVLVSLSFILGFSEFIIVGIINDVAQQFSVSVAAVGLLVTLFAAVYAIATPLISLLIGKHRLYWSLVLLVTIFIAGNLLTALAGNYIVLAISRMLTAVVSGAIVSLAITFGSFLAPMEKRAGLIAWIFSGFSIAAVFGVPVGTWISSYTSWRNVFWLISLLGVVTLILAMKCLPAGLRQQQTRNFFSQLAIFGDRRIRLGVLLPMFNLAGIYVFYTYLQPLFAQALKFHSNTIAVLLFGYGFMSLLGNLYSGRMADENGLSKLTVVFLLQTILLVTLPVVLGSRWSAVPVIMFLGLTMYLVNSPTQLFFLEVAEKNFPQSMVLASSFNSIFANLGIAIGSAVGSLLYLHTGLVGIGPGGAFFAALALLVNLVLTRLRQSSAGYKKFSSKNKKV; from the coding sequence CGTTATCATTTATTTTAGGCTTCAGTGAATTTATTATTGTCGGAATTATTAATGATGTTGCACAACAATTTTCGGTTTCGGTTGCCGCGGTCGGACTATTAGTGACTCTTTTTGCTGCAGTTTATGCGATTGCCACACCACTAATTAGCTTGTTGATTGGCAAGCATCGTTTATATTGGAGTCTGGTACTGTTAGTGACGATTTTTATTGCTGGTAATTTATTAACCGCTCTTGCTGGTAATTATATTGTTTTAGCTATTTCACGAATGCTGACAGCAGTGGTTTCCGGAGCAATTGTGTCCTTAGCGATTACTTTTGGATCATTTTTGGCACCGATGGAGAAAAGAGCTGGTTTGATTGCTTGGATTTTTTCGGGCTTTAGTATTGCGGCCGTTTTTGGTGTTCCAGTAGGTACTTGGATTAGCAGTTATACTAGTTGGCGAAATGTTTTTTGGCTGATTAGTTTGTTAGGAGTTGTGACGTTAATTTTAGCGATGAAATGTTTACCTGCTGGATTAAGACAGCAACAAACTCGCAACTTTTTCAGTCAGTTGGCAATTTTTGGTGATCGGCGCATCCGATTGGGCGTACTGTTACCAATGTTCAATTTAGCTGGGATTTATGTGTTCTACACATATTTACAACCGCTGTTTGCGCAAGCTTTGAAATTTCACAGCAATACAATTGCAGTTTTATTATTTGGCTATGGATTTATGTCTTTATTGGGTAATTTATATAGCGGCCGAATGGCTGATGAGAATGGTCTTAGTAAATTAACCGTTGTTTTTTTACTCCAAACTATTTTATTGGTAACTTTACCGGTGGTGCTTGGAAGTCGTTGGAGCGCCGTGCCAGTTATTATGTTTTTGGGTTTAACGATGTACCTGGTTAATTCACCAACGCAATTATTTTTCTTAGAAGTAGCTGAAAAAAATTTCCCACAATCTATGGTGTTAGCATCGTCGTTTAACTCGATTTTTGCTAATTTGGGAATTGCCATTGGCTCAGCTGTTGGAAGTTTGCTTTATTTGCATACAGGTTTAGTTGGAATTGGTCCTGGAGGAGCTTTCTTTGCGGCTTTGGCACTGTTGGTTAACCTAGTATTAACCCGCTTGAGACAAAGTTCAGCTGGTTATAAAAAGTTTTCCTCAAAAAACAAAAAGGTATAA
- a CDS encoding histidine phosphatase family protein — MKLYFVRHGLTKINQTACFNGGQSDSPLTTDGKKAALSLGKQLQQVKFANCYSSPQKRALTTAELVMSQNKVTPATTPIIVPQLREMNLGEWDGTPISQHQHEAAFNDYFQHPARFPAEKIGAESYVALVRRGQLGLKKILFANQRQLRTTNLLIVSHGLLLTALIKSLQNVALDDFRQDGLVPTASVTIVQTFDGKKFETLKWGVSGD, encoded by the coding sequence ATGAAATTGTATTTTGTGCGGCATGGTTTGACAAAGATTAATCAAACAGCCTGTTTTAATGGTGGACAATCAGATTCACCGTTGACAACGGATGGGAAAAAGGCTGCTCTGAGTTTAGGAAAACAATTGCAACAAGTGAAGTTTGCAAACTGCTACAGCTCACCACAAAAACGAGCATTAACGACTGCTGAGTTAGTCATGTCGCAGAATAAAGTTACTCCTGCAACAACTCCGATTATTGTGCCGCAACTGCGAGAAATGAATTTGGGAGAGTGGGATGGCACGCCAATTAGTCAGCATCAGCATGAGGCCGCTTTTAATGATTACTTTCAACACCCGGCACGTTTTCCAGCTGAAAAAATTGGGGCTGAAAGTTATGTTGCGTTGGTTCGTCGCGGACAATTAGGGCTAAAAAAAATTCTTTTTGCTAATCAACGTCAGCTACGAACAACAAATTTATTGATAGTTAGTCATGGATTGTTATTAACAGCTCTAATTAAGTCTTTGCAAAATGTTGCGTTGGATGATTTTCGGCAAGATGGACTTGTGCCGACTGCTAGTGTAACAATCGTGCAAACCTTTGACGGCAAGAAATTTGAAACTTTAAAGTGGGGAGTTTCGGGAGACTAA
- a CDS encoding ABC transporter ATP-binding protein, giving the protein MSIELQEITKSYADNLILRDVSVQIQTGEFFAIVGPSGCGKSTLLRMIAGLIPISAGVLKIDQQVANQLPPQQRKLTMVFQNYALFPFLNVRDNVAFGLKARKLNPIKIERRVSEALKLVNLSEFAERKPRELSGGQRQRVALARAIASDAKICLMDEPLSNLDAQLRGKMRSEIRELQQRLGLTLIYVTHDQIEAMTMADRIMVLNDQQVQQIGTPTEIYQRPQNTFVAGFFGTPRINLLSVQHAVAADLIVDEYLKVALKDNLPAGNYYLGIRPNDLQADFTSPTTNAALRNLEYLGTQSVIHAQLDNDQLVRITVDGKLDVGLNQRLLVTARQNFIIFNDKQQAVLFAEGGEQFGASNQQQFQQA; this is encoded by the coding sequence ATGTCGATTGAATTACAAGAAATTACTAAGAGTTATGCCGATAATTTGATTTTGCGAGATGTTTCGGTGCAAATTCAAACTGGTGAATTTTTCGCAATTGTAGGTCCTTCTGGTTGTGGTAAAAGTACGTTATTGCGGATGATTGCCGGCTTAATTCCAATCTCAGCAGGGGTTTTGAAAATTGATCAACAAGTTGCTAATCAACTGCCACCGCAGCAGCGAAAATTAACAATGGTTTTCCAAAATTATGCGCTTTTTCCTTTTTTAAATGTTCGTGATAATGTTGCTTTTGGTTTGAAGGCTAGAAAATTAAACCCAATTAAAATCGAAAGACGAGTTTCTGAGGCTTTGAAGTTGGTAAACTTAAGCGAATTTGCTGAACGTAAACCCCGAGAACTGTCCGGTGGGCAACGGCAGCGAGTAGCTTTGGCCCGGGCAATTGCCAGTGATGCCAAGATTTGTTTAATGGATGAACCGTTATCAAATTTAGACGCTCAATTAAGAGGCAAGATGCGCTCAGAAATTCGTGAATTGCAGCAGCGTTTGGGGTTAACTTTAATTTACGTCACTCATGATCAGATTGAAGCAATGACGATGGCGGATCGAATTATGGTTTTGAATGATCAGCAAGTTCAACAAATTGGGACACCAACTGAAATTTATCAACGACCGCAAAATACTTTTGTAGCTGGTTTCTTTGGTACTCCGCGGATTAATTTATTATCAGTCCAACATGCGGTTGCAGCTGATCTAATAGTTGATGAATATTTGAAAGTAGCTTTGAAAGATAATTTACCCGCTGGAAATTATTATTTAGGAATTCGGCCGAATGATTTGCAAGCTGATTTTACTAGTCCAACGACCAATGCTGCCTTACGCAATTTAGAATATCTAGGAACTCAATCAGTAATTCATGCTCAATTAGATAATGATCAATTGGTACGAATTACGGTGGACGGAAAATTAGATGTGGGTCTTAATCAAAGGCTGCTAGTAACCGCCAGACAAAATTTTATTATTTTCAATGACAAACAACAAGCCGTTTTATTTGCGGAAGGAGGGGAACAGTTTGGAGCAAGCAACCAACAACAATTCCAACAAGCTTAA